The following proteins come from a genomic window of Actinopolyspora saharensis:
- a CDS encoding SGNH/GDSL hydrolase family protein, whose translation MRRSVLSSCLSTAFAVTLLPLSAPVATAADAESSDSLEYVALGDSYASGVGTGDYIGESGDCRRSELAYPSLAAAEAGAESFAFAACAGAETADVLDGQLAPLSRSTDVVTVSVGGNDAGFVPVVTSCATGGDQACDDAVTEAENYAAEQLPGQLADTYDAIAAEAPEARVGVVGYPRLFELGACLSPLSEFERQRLNEAAETLNRAVSEQARAAGFTFLDVEDDFEGHGACGTQPWINGVSYPIGESYHPNAAGHERGMLPSVVEFLSGAQRTSSVPPSAS comes from the coding sequence CAGGTCCGTGCTGTCCAGTTGTCTTTCAACCGCCTTCGCCGTAACGCTGCTGCCGTTGTCCGCCCCCGTGGCCACGGCCGCGGACGCGGAGAGCTCCGACTCGCTCGAGTACGTGGCGCTCGGGGACTCCTACGCCTCCGGGGTGGGCACGGGAGACTACATCGGGGAAAGCGGTGACTGCCGCAGGAGCGAACTGGCCTATCCGAGCCTGGCGGCGGCCGAGGCGGGAGCCGAGAGCTTCGCCTTCGCCGCCTGCGCCGGTGCGGAGACCGCCGACGTCCTGGACGGGCAGCTCGCCCCGTTGAGCCGGAGCACCGACGTGGTCACGGTCTCCGTCGGCGGCAACGACGCCGGGTTCGTCCCCGTGGTGACGAGCTGCGCGACCGGGGGAGACCAGGCCTGCGACGACGCCGTCACCGAAGCGGAGAACTACGCCGCGGAACAGCTTCCCGGGCAGCTGGCCGACACCTACGACGCCATCGCCGCGGAGGCCCCCGAAGCGCGAGTGGGTGTGGTGGGATATCCACGCCTGTTCGAGCTCGGTGCCTGCCTGTCCCCGCTGAGCGAATTCGAGCGGCAGCGCCTCAACGAGGCGGCCGAGACGCTGAACCGGGCGGTTTCCGAGCAGGCGCGCGCCGCGGGCTTCACCTTCCTGGACGTCGAGGACGACTTCGAGGGGCACGGCGCGTGCGGGACACAACCCTGGATCAACGGGGTCTCCTACCCGATCGGGGAGTCGTACCACCCGAACGCCGCCGGGCACGAGCGGGGAATGCTGCCGAGCGTGGTCGAGTTCCTGTCCGGAGCGCAGCGCACGAGCTCGGTGCCGCCTTCGGCGAGCTGA
- a CDS encoding serine/threonine-protein kinase, with protein sequence MQPLLAGDPDKIGDYRLLARIGKGAMGAVYLGVSRGGRPVAVKVAKPELAEDSEFRERFRREASMSAAVGGFWTATVVDSDPESAHPWLATEYVPGPTLHQAVAEHGPLPESTVLGLGAGLAEALQAVHRAGLVHRDLKPANVLLGPDGPRVIDFGISRAMAATGMTATGMFFGTPGFFSPEQTTGGEVAPPSDVFSLGAVLAFAATGAAPFGNENTAAMLYRVVHNEPDLSALPEAVRSPVAACLAKDPNARPSTGELLDTLGNSERFSAEWLPADVKALINGHTAQLERVLHGQAPDHEQPPARRGGAGGTAVAPAPATVTGPGPDSGHGPSVRAPQSPSAAGAAAPPPPAGSPAAAGNADSGHHRADPPQTVRDELPGPVFRTAGRAGALLWSGFSALLAYATVRTGTDLSVSGETAAVFMLAVFLLLLSAVLSLANALIPAIRLKINPDGIRVSRMGLHRDIPWSRVGRVGLVGSGKKQALAVWVPPSSLPESRWWHRVREYHGGSRIFTIGASGGWWKRRREARRLRAALQQYAPSRYDPRLL encoded by the coding sequence GTGCAGCCGTTGCTGGCCGGCGATCCGGACAAGATCGGCGACTACCGGCTACTCGCCCGCATCGGCAAGGGCGCGATGGGCGCGGTATACCTCGGGGTGTCCAGGGGAGGACGCCCCGTAGCGGTGAAAGTGGCCAAACCGGAGCTCGCCGAGGACTCCGAGTTCCGCGAACGATTCCGCCGCGAAGCCAGCATGTCGGCCGCGGTGGGTGGTTTCTGGACCGCCACCGTGGTCGATTCCGACCCGGAGTCCGCTCATCCCTGGCTGGCCACCGAATACGTTCCGGGGCCCACGCTGCACCAGGCCGTCGCCGAGCACGGCCCGCTCCCGGAGAGCACGGTGCTCGGACTCGGCGCCGGGCTGGCCGAAGCCCTGCAGGCCGTGCACCGGGCCGGACTGGTGCACCGGGACCTCAAACCGGCGAACGTGCTGCTCGGCCCGGACGGCCCCCGAGTGATCGACTTCGGGATCTCCCGCGCCATGGCCGCGACCGGCATGACCGCGACCGGGATGTTCTTCGGAACACCGGGATTCTTCTCCCCCGAACAGACCACAGGCGGCGAGGTCGCCCCACCGAGCGACGTGTTCTCGCTGGGAGCGGTGCTCGCGTTCGCGGCGACCGGCGCGGCCCCGTTCGGCAACGAGAACACCGCGGCCATGCTCTACCGCGTGGTGCACAACGAGCCGGACCTGAGCGCGCTCCCGGAGGCGGTGCGCTCCCCGGTCGCCGCCTGTCTCGCCAAGGATCCCAACGCGCGACCGAGCACCGGCGAACTGCTCGACACCCTCGGGAACTCGGAGCGCTTCTCGGCCGAGTGGCTGCCCGCGGACGTGAAAGCACTGATCAACGGGCACACCGCCCAGCTGGAACGGGTGCTCCACGGGCAAGCACCGGACCACGAGCAACCGCCCGCCCGGCGGGGAGGAGCAGGCGGCACCGCAGTGGCCCCCGCCCCGGCCACGGTGACGGGACCGGGGCCGGACTCGGGGCACGGCCCCTCGGTTCGCGCACCGCAGTCGCCTTCCGCCGCCGGAGCGGCCGCACCACCTCCTCCCGCGGGATCCCCCGCCGCGGCGGGCAACGCCGACTCCGGACACCACCGCGCCGATCCACCGCAGACGGTGCGGGACGAGCTGCCCGGCCCCGTGTTCCGCACGGCGGGCAGGGCGGGCGCACTGCTGTGGTCGGGGTTCTCGGCGCTGCTCGCCTACGCGACGGTGCGGACGGGAACGGACTTGAGCGTGTCGGGCGAGACCGCGGCAGTGTTCATGCTCGCCGTCTTCCTGCTGCTGCTCAGCGCGGTGCTCTCCCTGGCGAACGCACTGATACCCGCGATCCGACTCAAGATCAACCCCGACGGGATCCGGGTGAGCCGGATGGGACTGCACCGGGACATCCCCTGGAGCAGGGTGGGCCGGGTCGGTCTCGTCGGCTCCGGCAAGAAGCAGGCCCTGGCCGTGTGGGTCCCGCCGAGCTCCCTGCCCGAGTCGCGCTGGTGGCACCGCGTTCGCGAGTACCACGGCGGAAGCAGGATATTCACCATCGGTGCCAGTGGCGGCTGGTGGAAGCGGCGGCGCGAAGCCAGACGTCTGCGCGCCGCGCTGCAGCAGTACGCGCCGAGCAGGTACGACCCCCGACTGCTCTGA
- a CDS encoding type 1 glutamine amidotransferase domain-containing protein: MAASLDGLRVAFLMAPEGVEQIELTEPWRAVEEAGGQAELVSVSSGPVQAFNHLDRADTFTVDRTVDQVGAADYDGLVLPGGVANPDALRRNAEAVRFVGDFFAAQKPVAAICHAPWMLIEADVVRGRNLTSYPSLATDLRNAGANWNDEQVVVDSGLVTSRTPDDLNAFCAKLVEEVAEGKHRAQARTAQRTGSG; this comes from the coding sequence ATGGCGGCTAGTTTGGACGGATTGCGGGTGGCCTTCCTGATGGCTCCGGAAGGCGTGGAGCAGATCGAACTGACCGAACCGTGGCGCGCTGTCGAGGAAGCGGGTGGGCAGGCCGAGCTGGTCTCGGTCTCGTCCGGGCCCGTCCAGGCGTTCAACCACCTGGACAGGGCGGACACCTTCACCGTGGACAGAACCGTCGACCAGGTGGGCGCCGCGGACTACGACGGGCTCGTGCTTCCCGGAGGAGTGGCCAACCCCGACGCGCTGCGGCGGAACGCGGAGGCCGTGCGCTTCGTCGGGGACTTCTTCGCCGCGCAGAAGCCGGTGGCCGCGATCTGCCACGCCCCGTGGATGTTGATCGAGGCCGATGTGGTGCGGGGCAGGAACCTCACCTCCTATCCCAGCCTGGCCACGGACCTGCGCAACGCCGGTGCGAACTGGAACGACGAGCAGGTCGTCGTGGACTCGGGGCTGGTCACCAGCCGCACTCCCGATGACCTGAACGCGTTCTGCGCCAAGCTGGTGGAGGAGGTGGCCGAGGGCAAGCACCGCGCCCAGGCGCGAACCGCGCAGCGCACCGGCAGCGGGTGA
- a CDS encoding peroxiredoxin yields the protein MQSGELAPDFELTDQHGTPRSLSGLLTGGLVVLFFYPAAMTAGCGAENRHFRDLANRFATLGAQPVGVSPDPVDKQSRFAAENSLEFPLLSDRDAEVARGFGVRRGFGPLPVKRHTFVLDRDRRVLHVIRSEFRMAAHADRAIEFLRARN from the coding sequence GTGCAATCTGGGGAGCTCGCGCCCGACTTCGAACTCACCGATCAGCACGGAACTCCCCGGTCGCTGTCCGGCCTGCTCACCGGGGGTCTCGTTGTCCTGTTCTTCTACCCCGCCGCGATGACCGCGGGATGCGGTGCGGAGAACCGCCACTTCAGGGACCTGGCCAACCGGTTCGCCACCCTGGGGGCGCAGCCGGTGGGCGTCAGCCCCGACCCGGTGGACAAGCAGTCCCGCTTCGCAGCCGAGAACTCCCTGGAGTTCCCGCTGCTCTCCGACCGGGACGCGGAGGTCGCGCGGGGTTTCGGCGTGCGCCGCGGGTTCGGGCCGCTGCCCGTCAAGCGGCACACGTTCGTCCTCGACCGCGACCGGCGGGTGCTGCACGTGATCCGCAGCGAGTTCCGCATGGCGGCCCACGCCGACAGGGCGATCGAGTTCCTCCGGGCCCGGAACTGA